Proteins found in one Terribacillus sp. DMT04 genomic segment:
- the rsgA gene encoding ribosome small subunit-dependent GTPase A translates to MPAGKIMKALSGFYYVLTADGETYQCRGRGVFRKQKITPLVGDEVEFEAETKLEGYVHDVRPRKNELVRPPIANIDQAIIVTSAAQPDFSTVLLDRFLVLVESKHIDPVIFITKIDMLSEDELAKIEAYKQDYEKIGYPVEMLSSKEETNLEQVKHHMKDKISVIAGQSGVGKSSMLNAIDPRLELETKEISESLGRGRHTTRHVELIPIGGGLVADTPGFSSLEFTEIESEELPSCFPEFREREEGCKFRGCMHHREPKCAVKQAVEDGEIPEYRYTHYLQFLEEIKSRKPRY, encoded by the coding sequence ATGCCAGCAGGAAAGATTATGAAAGCACTGAGCGGTTTTTATTATGTGCTTACAGCAGACGGAGAAACCTACCAATGCCGCGGCAGAGGCGTTTTCCGTAAACAGAAAATCACACCTTTAGTTGGAGATGAAGTAGAATTCGAAGCAGAAACGAAACTGGAAGGCTATGTGCATGATGTCCGACCGCGCAAGAATGAACTTGTCAGGCCTCCAATTGCCAATATTGATCAAGCAATTATCGTGACTTCTGCTGCACAGCCTGATTTCAGTACCGTATTGCTGGACCGTTTTCTTGTATTGGTGGAATCCAAGCACATTGACCCGGTTATCTTTATTACAAAGATTGACATGCTGTCAGAAGACGAGCTTGCGAAGATAGAGGCTTACAAGCAGGATTATGAAAAGATCGGCTATCCTGTGGAAATGTTATCTTCAAAAGAAGAGACGAATCTGGAGCAAGTAAAACATCATATGAAAGACAAAATATCAGTCATTGCCGGACAATCTGGTGTCGGAAAATCGTCCATGCTGAATGCAATTGATCCGCGCTTGGAATTGGAAACCAAAGAGATTTCCGAAAGTCTGGGCCGCGGTCGTCATACGACGAGGCATGTGGAGCTTATCCCAATCGGCGGCGGACTAGTCGCTGACACACCTGGATTTAGTTCACTTGAATTTACCGAGATTGAATCTGAAGAGCTTCCTTCTTGTTTTCCGGAATTCAGAGAACGAGAAGAAGGCTGTAAGTTTCGTGGCTGTATGCATCACCGAGAACCGAAATGTGCAGTGAAGCAAGCGGTAGAAGATGGGGAGATACCAGAATACCGCTATACGCATTATTTACAATTCTTAGAAGAAATCAAGTCAAGAAAGCCGAGGTATTAA